A window of Phaseolus vulgaris cultivar G19833 chromosome 4, P. vulgaris v2.0, whole genome shotgun sequence genomic DNA:
aagacaCAAAGCTAGAGAAAAGaacacttatggagatggaagagtaGGTgattgatcacgccacttggaggatggCTGCTCCAAGATtggtgtgctgccgccacttgaggacaccatggatccatcaagataagactagagaagaaggctcaaaagctctccaatgctcactcaaaaattgagtatagtttctttactcttaATTCCAATCTtatttgtacaagggcagcacctttatttatagcctataaggtgctgaaatgcaaagtcAAATGTGCCCCAAATGacactcaaattcggcgccaactagtgcatgaaggaagtgtgactttccttcctagtttggcacctcctaactcctatctacactcaccctagcatcccttactacttacacacttatttattacatccgcacccctactccataaaagaaataagaagagccatcttttgatactcttgtcccaaagctcttgccatgctcctagtgattcgttgggcttgggccccttgttgagcttgggcttcatgggcttgagcatcctctacttggtttccatcatactccccgggttggagagaattcgtccacgaatttgggaaacctgcagcaaaaggagtgagatcagtaacattgaaagaattactaccaagataagtagtaggcatatctaactcataggcattatcattaatcctcttgatgacttggaaagggccatcaccacgaggcataagtttggacttccttagagaaggaaatctatcctttctcaaatgaagccaaacccaatcgccggGCTCAAAGAGgaccccctctcgtttaaggccatacattctaacacacATGATTGGAACATGGCCCCAGAAATCAATGTGAACCAATTGCAGAGTTTGTGTGTGCACAGTGAGAGAATTTTGAAAAGGCAGTTGATGGGATTTACCACGAACACAAGCTTCACAAAAATGAATATTGTTTGTGCAAGAAATATTGCATGTTCGAAAATTTTGTTTAAGAATATGAGAGTTACAATGACGAAAACAAGCATGCCAAGTTTGAGTAATAGGTTTTACATAAACAAAAAGAAGTGTTATTTGCAGTAAAATTACTAAGGGAatcaagagaagaaaaaacaTATAATCCTTCTTTAAGAATTTCGTGAAGAAGAACTTgtatttttttccttatttttgaCAAAACAAGAGTTAAcaataaacttaaaatataCACCATTATCTTTAGCAAAATGAGATACACTTAGCAAATTTTTTTAATGGTTGGAACATGTAAGAGAGCATTCAAAACAAAGTTAGAGTGGATAATAAACGCAAggaagcataaccaatgtgagAAATAGAGATCTGAGCCTTTAGTTATTTTCACTGTTTCAGTGCCTTCATATTCATCTTGGACAAAAAACATAGATGGATCATTTGTGATATGGTGAGTAGCATCGCTGTCTAGATACCACAAGGGATCGTCAAGAGTTTAAGGAACTTCCAGAATGGTGGACTCACAAGTGTCATTTTTTTGTGAAGAAAATTGAGAAACGTTAACTTGAAAAGATGGAGCATAATGTTGATAAAACCTTCTCCAACACTGGAAAGCAATGTGTCCAGGTTTTGTGCAGATTTGGCACACAAGTTTGTTATATTGTGAAGCAGAAGATGAGGCAGAGTTCCGAGAATCACGAGAATTGAAACGAGAGTGGGAAGAACGCAGAAATCTTGATGGTCCAATGAGAGCTCTAGAAAACAATCTTGGACCACGTCTATATTGATTTTTAAACCTTGAGCAAACAAAAGACAGTGGCAAAGGAACCCATAAACCTACAATAGTGTTTGCTTGCAAAAGATGATGACCGAATTTGGTTTGTCGTTCAAGACGATCTTCTTGGACACGAAGAAATGCTTCGATGTCTTCCACAATGTAGGGGTCTAACCTGGTCATGACAGCAGTAACAAAGGGATTGTAGTTCTCTGATAGAACGTCGAGCATAACTTCAATATGTTCATCAGCATAAGTGAGTGCTCCTATAGCGGTAAGCGAATCAACGGTCTTCTTGATAGCAAGAAGATATGCGCGAATGTTGCGATTTTTCTTTGGGATCTTGAGTTGAACCTTGAGTTTCTTGATTTGAGCCTGAGGGTGGAACCAAAATAGTTTTTGAGAATGTTCCAAATTTGGAAAGAGGTAATGAGACCAACCATTTTTGTTAAACTCGACAATGACATGGAAGAAAACATCCACACAACTATGAGATCATCTTGTTGAAGATAAAACTTATTGGTTGGATTTACAGTAGCAGAAGAAGCATCGGACGTTGTAAGAAGGCGAGGAGGAACATTCGTGCCTTCAATAAAATGAAAGCAATATAGTGCATGGATCATTGCAAGAAATTGTTATTTTCGTAACAGAAAATTATCGCCATTGAGTTTAAGAGTAATAGAAGTAGTGAAATGATGAGGAAAAAATGAAGATTTGAGCAGACATGAGCCTGTATCAGTCATGATTGACTCAGAGGATGTGggcatgagaaaaaaaattggctCATGATAGCATGTAAGCTAGAAGAAAAGGGAACCAGAAACAGGTAACAATGCAATGCAAGAGAGAATaatgttatttcttttaatgtAGCAAAGAGTGATGAATTTAAGAGGATGTGGTTGAATTAATTGGTAGACATGTTATACTATCATCCTGACTTTAAAGTTGATTATGAAGTGAAACGTGGATTTTATGACTGTTTGGAGAGGTTGGTGAGAGACATTCATGTGATGAGTAAAATTGATGTTCAACTTGAGAGTTTCAAGAGAAAGTCTAGATTGTATGGTACTGACATAGCTAAAAGTGCTCTCAAGACCAAAACTCCATCACAATGGTGGGAATCATATGGTGATGAACATCCAAAACTACAAAGATTTGCAATTAGAGTACTAATTTGTAGTTCATCTGGCTATGAGAGTAATTGGAGTGCTTTTGAAAGAGtaagaatttaaattattgaaagtgattttataattactttttagATTATCATATGTGTTAACTAGTTGAAAGAGtaagaatttaaattattgaaagtgattttataattactttttagATGATCATATGTGTTAActagttttataattatttagatCCACACTAAGAAAAGAAATCGGTTACACCAAATGACCATGAATGATGTGGTGTTTATGATGACTAATTCAAGAttgatgaagaagaaagatgttagaaaaacaaaagattatACTATTGATGATCTTTCTTTTAATGATGAATGGACTCTGGAGGAAAATGAAACATTAGATGGTTTAGATGAAGACATATTACCTGAAGTTGGACAAGATGATGCTAGTAGAGGAGCAACAACTCCATCCATTAATGATTTGGAGGTTTCTCCAATTGATGATGATAATGACTTGGAGGTTCCTTCCCTTAATgataatgaaaatgaagatcTTTTGGAGGAGGGAGATGATTATCCCATGattaatatgaatgattttGTGGGATAGTTATATGTATTAAACATTATCTTGAACCTacttttaattatgttatgtatttGGATCATTTAGTTATCTTATGTATTTAGACcattttatgaattatgaatttatgttaaattatgttatgtacCGTAGTAACTCGAATAGTAACTCTTCTGAATCGAGTTACAATTCTCGAGTTACGAGTGAGTTTTTGGACCACCTCCGATCCGCCTCCTAGTTACGAGTTTGACAACATATAAGCCAACCTGCATCGTGCCAAGCAAAGACATACATAAACACGTAATCATCCGTGTCAAACAACATCTATCGTCTTAATGTCTCTAAGGCTAACAAAAActaacattttattttctatttatctAATTAAAGTTTAGTTTTGATACAAGATTTTGGAAAAGAGCTACCAGATATAAGAAAACCGATTAATATTAAGAAGTTTCAATATTCATCTCTCTCTTTCAAAGAGATATAGTTACCAAATTCCAACCAagagaaacaaaacaaaagatgatattatatttaattgaatatgGAAGCATTTAACTAGTTAAAAAATGTGTAAGCATCCAAGCACATAATTTCTCCTCAAATAGAACAACAGCAATGTATTATACTAAATTAAATAGCAAACGAAACAAGGAACTTGATGCAAAAATGGTAAATGGACTAAACTGATAGGGCGCATAATTTTCAATTCCTAATTGGCTTTGTGGGGTTTAGTTTTAAGGCCAAATCCAAAGGGGAAAAGGGGGTCATAATGACTATCTCCTACATTCATTGGCAACTGATCAACAGTCTTGAACCATGTCCTTGGAAGCTTGCCTCTAAAGCCATAGTCACCAAACAAAACATCAGTCACACCTTTTCCCTCGGTACCAGGAAGCCAAGCAGCAACCAATGCTTCAATTTTGTCAACATATGGTTGTATAACCACAGGACGACCAGAGATTATTACAGTAACACATTTGACTCCTCCACATACATTCTTTATGGTTTCTGGCCCAGGTGCAGATATTGTCAAATTCAAGCTATCACCATTTGTTTCAGCATATGGTTTCTCTCCGACTACCACAATCccatatgaaaaattattagaCTTAATGAAGTCCAAATCAGGATTCTCCTTGTAAACTACCTCGGTATCTTTATGGACTGTATTTTTTATAGCACTAAGGATTGTTGTACCTGTAGATCACATAGGCCTTATCAATATTCTACTTATACAAAAGGTTAACAAGTTAttaagaaatttataaaataccTTTGGTGACATTGTTTCCAGTAACTCCTTGCCATTCAATTGTCCAACCACCACATTGATATCCTAGATTATCAGCATGGCTTCCAGCCACCAATATCTTTGAAGCTCTTTTAGGAAGAGGGAGAAGTGGTTGGTTAGGATTTTCACCATTCTTCAATAGAACCAAGGATTTCCTCACAGCTTCCCGAGCCAATTTTCGATGTTTCTGCCAAAACAATTTTATCAGCATGCATAAAATTAATGGCTAGGTAAACAATATACACATGTTTCATGACTAACAAACCTTCCTCCCGAGCTCGTGAACTAGGCTATGATCAGCCAATGGGTTCTCAAAAAGGCCCATAATGAACTTTACCCTCAAAATTCTCCTTACTGCATCATTAATTCTGCTCATTGGTATGGCATTAACTTTCACCAATGAGGTTAGGCCATCTATGAATTCTGTGTAGTTAAGGGGAACCATTACCTGAACCATTAATAGAGGAAATATTAGAAGATGATACATGGTCAATGGAAAAACGACTTTCAATCCATAGTTTACCATGTCAATTCCAGCAGTGATTGCAGCATAAATGGAATACGTGTAGTTAGCATGAGGAGGTGTGGTGATTCTATCAATTCCCTCCCAATCAGATATGACAAAACCCTAGAAAAAACCAACCAATTTTAGGACTCACGTCacaaattttaaactaaatgaAACCCTCATAAATTGAGTGTTACCCTAAAGCGTAGAGAGTTCTTGAGAAAGTCTGTGATTAGATTATGATTGGCATGCATTTTTTCTCCGTTCCAGCTTGAATAAGAGACCATGACAGTCGAAACACCCTTGATGATTGCGTCATAATAGGCTGGCATGTGAATGCTAAGCAATCCATGTCTGCTTATCACTGTGTTGTTCTCATTGATTCCATTTTTGGTTCCTCCATCCCCAACATAGTGCTTTGCAGAGGCTATAACTTTTCGCCTAATGACACCGTGTTAACACCAACGTCAAGACAAATTTGTTTTTGAATAatataaaaggaaaagaaaagagaaatggGTTTGAGTAAGGAATAtccaaaataaagaataaaaaccAAAGAGTTTTGAAAGTCgataatttatataatcaacTCTTGCAAGTAACAGAAGATAAGGAACAGTGAAGTTCTTACTTTCCAGCAACAAATGGAACACCTTTTGTTGAGTTTGTTGGAATTTCACCTTGCAGACCTGGAATAATCTCAGTCATAGCCTGAACTACTTTGTGGTCTTCACTATAACTTTCATAACATCTTCCCCACCTAGGATCTCTACAAACCTATAccacatattatatataataagacTATATATGAGGCCAAATAGATATGAGATAATTAGatgctgataaaaaattattgagtaGGATGTTCATAGTTACTGCTATGCAAGGTGCAAAGGCATATTGAATTCCAGTAGCTCTAACTTCAAGAGCAGTTGCTGCTCCAATTCTCCTCACAAGTCCAGGGTCCCTGCTTGATCAAAGATAAACTTCTTCAAGAcgcaaaattttgaaaaacatcaGTAATTTTCTCTAACACACTTTTAGTAAGGTAATTTTCTATAACACACTCTAAGAAAAGTTGTGAGAATTTGTAAAGACAATTGCGATTGAAAGTTTTGCTTTAAACGAGAGTAAGTAGGTATCAATATTTATACAAACaactttgaataaaaaaatatgcttTGGATAAgagaaattattataaaaatattttaaatattaacatgtgaattaattataatataagattgacaaaaattataaatttacaatATTAAATTATGTTGTCATTAATATCTTAATATTGAAGTCAATTTGAATGTTATAATACATGTTCATAATTAgtagatgaaaaaaatatacacTTTGAAACTCCTAAAAAATACTCTCACCTAATAATCAACTCTACGATAACACATGCCTTAtccctttttttatttttatcatttatatataattatgtttaatattaaaaaaattaaataaaagatgtcaattgaattaaataataaaaagagataaaagttataatttttaaaaaaaatgaagatatgaaaataaaattgctTCAAGTCCTAAGAATGCACGTCTAACAAACTGTTTCACGTTTAATCAACTGTTTCGTTCACTccacatttaaaatttaaaattaactgCGAAATGAcagtatattaattttaaaaataaataattttcaattaattataaaaataattagttatttagtaaatattaaaaaaaataaaaaatactgaaatatgaaaaaaaatcactcATCCACCTTTCATTCAATACAAAACCACCCTACTTATAttaaatgttttagaaaaaataaaaaatatgcaatATCGATGATAATGAAATACaatcaaatattgatataaagaataatagtatatattaaaattttaaattaaaaaataaataaatattattattatttttagtagtGTTAAATGAATGTATTTTGTCTTTTAAAATGTGAAAGTATCACGCATCCTGAATTCATGAAAAACTATAAAATTGGAAAATAGTCATAAAAAGAGGTCCACAAAATTTTATGACTTCTAAAAAAGCCGTGTGATTTTATCTGATATAcagttttatttataattcGAACTGCTTTACCAATtaataagaatattaaaaatatattcatttattatattttgaaaattgtaTTGTTTAATAGAAAAGTGGACACATACATCAAATTGCATACGCTAGTTATTAATAAATTAGATATTCAATTATGGCAATGTATTATAACGTTTTGGAGTCCCATTCTTAATATGTTTTAACCAATTGTTACTTTTGTTAAGCattgtttattttgtttgagCTCCATCCATATTACGCATAATCTTTGATTCCAATATCTAATaacgaattttaaaaaaaatatattaaaactcaacctcataaaaccggctctccaacacacccctcacgctgagagtgatagatagaagctcgtgcgtgggactatatattatgggtgatccgataacggcccgatagcgggtggcacgataggcccaacacaaatactcgttaggataggctcgaaatggctctgataccatattacgaaagtggactttaagcctaactcaaccccataaaaccggctcat
This region includes:
- the LOC137836401 gene encoding uncharacterized protein — protein: MAKLSISVVGIMLLHCWVAINEAKYLKYKDPKQPLNVRIKDLMKRMTLEEKIGQMTQIERKVASAEIMKNYYIGSVLSGGGSVPKAQASAEDWINMVNDFQKGSLSTRLGIPMIYGIDAVHGNNNVYNATIFPHNVGLGATRDPGLVRRIGAATALEVRATGIQYAFAPCIAVCRDPRWGRCYESYSEDHKVVQAMTEIIPGLQGEIPTNSTKGVPFVAGKRKVIASAKHYVGDGGTKNGINENNTVISRHGLLSIHMPAYYDAIIKGVSTVMVSYSSWNGEKMHANHNLITDFLKNSLRFRGFVISDWEGIDRITTPPHANYTYSIYAAITAGIDMVMVPLNYTEFIDGLTSLVKVNAIPMSRINDAVRRILRVKFIMGLFENPLADHSLVHELGRKKHRKLAREAVRKSLVLLKNGENPNQPLLPLPKRASKILVAGSHADNLGYQCGGWTIEWQGVTGNNVTKGTTILSAIKNTVHKDTEVVYKENPDLDFIKSNNFSYGIVVVGEKPYAETNGDSLNLTISAPGPETIKNVCGGVKCVTVIISGRPVVIQPYVDKIEALVAAWLPGTEGKGVTDVLFGDYGFRGKLPRTWFKTVDQLPMNVGDSHYDPLFPFGFGLKTKPHKAN